Proteins from a single region of Pseudomonas fulva:
- a CDS encoding ribonuclease E inhibitor RraB, with translation MSTILHEDVGSGILRRMKEGGFDFASVHPIEFYAIFPDRARALKATHNFRGESLHAQVTERDEGDWYLQVSKVMHVTPAGIGDFAQDLESVVIPLGGELDGWGVTQQLNPVSRQG, from the coding sequence ATGAGCACGATTCTGCACGAAGATGTTGGTAGCGGCATTCTGCGCCGTATGAAGGAAGGCGGATTCGATTTCGCCAGCGTCCATCCCATCGAGTTCTACGCCATCTTTCCCGACCGCGCCCGGGCCCTCAAGGCCACCCACAACTTTCGCGGCGAAAGCCTGCATGCCCAGGTCACCGAGCGTGACGAGGGCGACTGGTACCTGCAGGTCAGCAAGGTGATGCACGTCACGCCTGCCGGCATCGGCGATTTCGCCCAGGATCTGGAGTCGGTGGTGATTCCCCTCGGCGGCGAACTCGATGGCTGGGGCGTGACCCAGCAGCTGAACCCGGTCAGCCGCCAGGGGTAA
- a CDS encoding protealysin inhibitor emfourin, giving the protein MNKLPPLTDQALVRISRQGGFAAIATLSRPREIDFAQCDPDQRGQVCSLLEACLPVASREAGRSDQRFYRIELQTCAQRAQEELVLNVPEEQAPRDLVTLWKNGL; this is encoded by the coding sequence ATGAACAAGCTGCCTCCGCTGACCGACCAGGCGTTGGTGCGCATTTCCCGGCAAGGCGGCTTCGCGGCCATCGCCACGCTCAGTCGCCCCCGCGAGATCGACTTTGCCCAGTGCGACCCGGACCAGCGTGGGCAGGTGTGTTCGTTGCTGGAAGCCTGCCTGCCGGTTGCCAGCAGGGAGGCCGGCCGCAGTGACCAGCGCTTCTACCGGATCGAGCTGCAGACCTGCGCACAGCGCGCGCAGGAGGAGTTGGTGCTGAACGTTCCCGAGGAGCAGGCCCCCCGGGATCTGGTGACGCTCTGGAAAAATGGCCTTTAG